Part of the Triticum dicoccoides isolate Atlit2015 ecotype Zavitan unplaced genomic scaffold, WEW_v2.0 scaffold122907, whole genome shotgun sequence genome, TGTGAATAACCGAGTGAATGAAATTCACGTGAAGGCAGTGCAACTAACTAACTAGGTTACACTATCCGTATGAGTGACATATGTTTGCAAATTTCTTATATTATGTATGGGATGGAATCCGCCAAGATTAAAATGTAGCTCGGCAACATCAAAGTAATACACCACTGGATTAAATTATTACAAATGTAACGCACTAGAGTTTCCCTCTGTATATTCACTGGCAATTTGTTGTTTCGTGGTACTCAAAGCGCTTTTTAATTtcaccagctccatccacatcgttTAGGGTTCTCTTTTTTCTCAATACTGGTGTATCTTTCCAGGAGGCGCTGAAAGAACCGATTGTAGGGACAACTCAAAAATCATCGAGTTTTACCGCCCGAATAATTCAATGTTTTTGTGTATAAATAGTAAAATAGATATCTATGACCAACATAACATCACATATGGTAGTGCGTGTGTACTCAGTCATATATGCAAGGTCTTGCTGAACTAAAAATTGATGTATTTGCCAATTTCATTTCATACTGTACCCAAACTGGGAAATACATAAATCTCAAAAATATTAAATCCACATAAATAATACATATAGCACCGAAACAACGTAAATAcataaataaacaaaaatatcataTACATGTGAATCGTAAATATAGCACCGAGACGGGACAAATAAATAAAGTTGTGAAAATATCAAATACAAGCGAGTGGTGGCTTATTTTAATTAGCAGCAACTCGACCACCAAGAGAACAACGCACACATCTACGTTTCCGCATGTCTGCGTGTACATAGCTTAATGCAAGGTTTTCATGGCATCGCTCACACATCAGACCAAGTGATCTTGAACACTCCAATCTCCTCCTTGAGCCCCAGCGCCCTCCACACGGCAGGTGACGCGTCTACGTCATTGTATGGGCACGGTGGCTCGAAGTTGTGCTCGGCGTCGCAGCCGTACACCGAGTCGCACTCGTCTACGACCTTGGCCAACACGGCACGCCCGTTCCCGTTGATGCGGATCATCTTGTTGCACTTGCGCTTGCCGTCTAGGCGCAACCACCCCGTTGACAGCGCCACCACCAGCTCGGTGTCCTTGTGGAAGCGGTTATCGCAGAACGATTTGCCGCCGCCGTCTCCACCTCGTGCGAAGCTGTTCAGAGTTAGGATCGCCGGCGCGTCGGCCGACACCGGGGGCGAGCACCTGAATTGCGGGTAGTGGTGACCGTCTTTACAGCACACCGAGCCGTGATCCCTGTTGTAGTCACCGGATTTGCCATGCAGGAAGCCACTGATGTGGCACCTTCCACGAAGATGTTTGGCCTCTGTAGTAACGTTCGCGCTGCTGCTCACGGACACGGAGACACCATGGACGCGAAGCTGTGACAAGATCATCATAAGAGGAAACATAGCTAATAACTTCTTCAAGTTAGCCATGTCTGTGAGGTACTCACGTTGCTTGCAAATCTGCAATTTGTGATTGTGCATTTGTGTGGATATATTGGTTGATCCATGTTCTTTATATATTGGCCCAAGCCCCAAGGAACATCAACTGGGTTATCTAATTCAGTCTCGTTTCTTCGGTTTTGTAACCCAGAGATGGTTGATGTTCTGCAACCTTCGGGCTTTTAACATTTGGGCGTGCAACATATACTTTTAAACAACCGTCTCTTCTTTATTTTATTGAATGAACT contains:
- the LOC119343320 gene encoding putative ripening-related protein 4, which encodes MANLKKLLAMFPLMMILSQLRVHGVSVSVSSSANVTTEAKHLRGRCHISGFLHGKSGDYNRDHGSVCCKDGHHYPQFRCSPPVSADAPAILTLNSFARGGDGGGKSFCDNRFHKDTELVVALSTGWLRLDGKRKCNKMIRINGNGRAVLAKVVDECDSVYGCDAEHNFEPPCPYNDVDASPAVWRALGLKEEIGVFKITWSDV